One part of the Solanum dulcamara chromosome 8, daSolDulc1.2, whole genome shotgun sequence genome encodes these proteins:
- the LOC129899064 gene encoding uncharacterized protein LOC129899064 isoform X1, with product MDKLRVKLKSKSPVQQAPTEAEKKFEGVTTCPNLPKESEQSKSIQKMNDESEQYMESDPTECHAEKVSIDKLQEVSAHHMESATAKSFEVLVASDTLKDNASQESNYGIKDARVAVDNIDQGNQRRNTTEQSALHSGLKKWTLSWHFLKIRTGSTSCHSRTDDGMMRDCGVFLAIFAEYLSDGISIPTTGLYV from the exons ATGGATAAATTACGTGTGAAATTAAAGTCAAAATCTCCAGTTCAACAAGCACCCACAGAAGCAGAGAAAAAgtttgaaggggttacaacatgccctaatctcccaaag gAATCAGAACAATCTAAGTCGATACAAAAAATGAATGATGAATCAGAACAGTATATGGAATCAGATCCTACTGAATGCCATGCAGAGAAGGTTTCTATTGATAAATTACAG GAGGTATCAGCACATCACATGGAATCAGCTACTGCAAAATCTTTTGAAGTGCTTGttgcttctgatacattaaag GATAACGCATCACAAGAATCAAATTATGGCATTAAAGATGCAAGAGTGGCTGTTGATAATATTGATCAAG GAAATCAAAGGAGGAACACTACAGAGCAAAGTGCTCTTCATTCAGGTTTGAAAAAATGGACTTTGTCATGGCATTTTCTCAAGATAAGAACTGGTTCTACCTCATGTCACAGCCGAACAGATGATGGAATGATGAG GGATTGTGGTGTGTTCCTGGCTAtttttgctgaatatcttagtgatggaatttctattccaacAACTGGACTATATGTCTAA
- the LOC129899064 gene encoding uncharacterized protein LOC129899064 isoform X2 has translation MNDISEHYIVSDTVESLQQHVANDTLKESEQSKSIQKMNDESEQYMESDPTECHAEKVSIDKLQEVSAHHMESATAKSFEVLVASDTLKDNASQESNYGIKDARVAVDNIDQGNQRRNTTEQSALHSGLKKWTLSWHFLKIRTGSTSCHSRTDDGMMRDCGVFLAIFAEYLSDGISIPTTGLYV, from the exons ATGAATGATATATCAGAACATTACATTGTATCAGATACTGTAGAATCTCTTCAACAACATGTTGCTaatgatacattaaag gAATCAGAACAATCTAAGTCGATACAAAAAATGAATGATGAATCAGAACAGTATATGGAATCAGATCCTACTGAATGCCATGCAGAGAAGGTTTCTATTGATAAATTACAG GAGGTATCAGCACATCACATGGAATCAGCTACTGCAAAATCTTTTGAAGTGCTTGttgcttctgatacattaaag GATAACGCATCACAAGAATCAAATTATGGCATTAAAGATGCAAGAGTGGCTGTTGATAATATTGATCAAG GAAATCAAAGGAGGAACACTACAGAGCAAAGTGCTCTTCATTCAGGTTTGAAAAAATGGACTTTGTCATGGCATTTTCTCAAGATAAGAACTGGTTCTACCTCATGTCACAGCCGAACAGATGATGGAATGATGAG GGATTGTGGTGTGTTCCTGGCTAtttttgctgaatatcttagtgatggaatttctattccaacAACTGGACTATATGTCTAA